The region GGTTGTGAATGGCCGTCCGGGCACTCCCACACACCACGATGGCCCGCTCGACCCTTGCCGGGAACATGGCTGCCCAGTGATACGCCTGCATCGCGCCCATCGAGAACCCGTAGACGGCCGCCACCTGCTCGATGCCGAACACCTCACGCAGCAACCGCTCCTGCGCCAGCACGTTGTCACGGACCGTGACCACCAGCGGGTAATCCGGAGTATTCGCCGCCCCGGACGACAGGCCATTCGAGAACATATCCGGAATCACGATGAACCATTCCCGTGGATCGAGAATGCCATCCGGGCCGATCAGCCAGTTCTGACCGTCATGAGTCGCGGTGTAGCTGCACGGATAGACGATCACATTGTCACGGGCCTCGTTGAGCGTGCCATGGGTCTGCCATGCCAGCCGAGCATCGCGGATGACCCCGCCCTGCTCGACCGGCAGATCTCCCAGTTCAAACACGCCTTCCTGTACCGGCCAGGCAGTCACGCAGTCCATCCGGGCAGGAACGAAGTGGCTCTGCTGCTCGCTGATCTCGAATCCGTTGCACAGGACATGTCATCACGATACGCCGGGCCTGTCCTCAGCAATCGATTCTCAGTATTTGATGATGCTTATGGAAGGAAGAGCATTGACCATAGTTTTTCCTGATGAGCGGGGCGGCAACGAAAGCGGATGGTGGAGGCTGCACGCACATAGGCCCTTGTATATATTCTACGTTTTAGATTTTCCCTGCTCCATGTGGAGAGGACAGGGCCAGTTGCTCGAATGCCTTCACTAGAGGGTGCTGCTCTCCTTCCCGCTGGGCAAACTGCACTTCGCTCAGCAGCGTGACGTCCTGCAAGGCCCGGCAGACCACCGACCTTGGTGCGATCTGAGCTACGCAGGCGGGGGCCACGCACACCCCCAGGCCAGCCCCCACCAGCTGCAAAATCGTCAACCAGTGCGACGCTTCCTGTGCGATGACCGGACGAAACCCGTGCGCCTCACAGATGCTCAATGGCCTTTCGAACGCCCGCTGGCCCGCCGACCGGGGTAGTACACCCACGGCTCATCCCTGAGCACCGTGACTGGCACCGACGCCTGCGCTGCCGCCGAATGTCCTGCCGGAAGTACGGCCACATACGGTTCTTCATACAGGCGCTGAAGCGTTATGCCCGGCGTCGGGTCGCCGTCACGGACGATGCCTGCATCCAGGTCCCCATTCAGCAGCCCGGCCACCACCTGGGCCGTGAACGACTCGCGCAGCTTCAGATCAACGCCGGGGATATTCGCCCGGTAACGGCTCAGCAATGCTGGCAGTACGCTCAGAATGACCGAACCGGCGAACCCCACCCGCAAAACGCCCACGGCTCCCTGTCCGATCCGCCGCGCTTCCAGCACGTCATCCTGCACGTTGCTGAGGGTGCGCCGCGCCCGAGCGAGCAGCGCCACGCCCGCCGGAGTCAGCTGCACCGAACGAGACGTCCGAACGAAGAGCGGCGTACCGATCACCGCCTCAAGCTGCCGAATCTGCTGAGATAGCGGCGGCTGAGCCAGATGCAGGCGCCGCGCGGCCCGTCCGAAATGCAGTTCCTCTGCGACGGCGACAAACGCCCGCAGGTGCCGAAGTTCCAAACCACGACCGATACTGAATGCGTCTCGTTGCATCTGAACAAGATATTGGACATCTCGATACCCGCGTCGCGATACTCAGGGCGTGAGGTCCCTATGCCAGAAGCATCGCTGTCGCCCGAACTGACCACCCCGCATATCACACCCCTGCGTACACCTGCCGATATCGCGGCATTCCGAACCCTGAACGAAGCCTGGATCGCTGAATTCTTCACCCTGGAAGACACCGACCGGCAGCAGCTCGGTGACCCGCTGGGCGTCATCGTGCAGCCCGGAGGA is a window of Deinococcus sp. KNUC1210 DNA encoding:
- a CDS encoding LysR substrate-binding domain-containing protein, with protein sequence MGVLPRSAGQRAFERPLSICEAHGFRPVIAQEASHWLTILQLVGAGLGVCVAPACVAQIAPRSVVCRALQDVTLLSEVQFAQREGEQHPLVKAFEQLALSSPHGAGKI
- a CDS encoding LysR family transcriptional regulator — protein: MQRDAFSIGRGLELRHLRAFVAVAEELHFGRAARRLHLAQPPLSQQIRQLEAVIGTPLFVRTSRSVQLTPAGVALLARARRTLSNVQDDVLEARRIGQGAVGVLRVGFAGSVILSVLPALLSRYRANIPGVDLKLRESFTAQVVAGLLNGDLDAGIVRDGDPTPGITLQRLYEEPYVAVLPAGHSAAAQASVPVTVLRDEPWVYYPGRRASGRSKGH